The Deinococcus apachensis DSM 19763 genome has a segment encoding these proteins:
- a CDS encoding low temperature requirement protein A: MTDLPGSAFPTTRETARTEPVITRVSTLELFLDLVFVFTVTQLTSLIVGARNGADYLKAALVFMTIWWIYSGYVWLTSNVGTERTKHRLLMFAGMAGFLVMALAIPTVFGAGGVAYGVGLLVVTLVHAGLFTQARTGSARAILGIAPFNLVSAGLVLLAGFVNPPWDWPLWVAAVGVVVSSSFFGRERGFTLSPAHFVERHGLVVLIALGESIVAIGTGARGLPPNATLVTAAALGLALAGALWWTYFDRDDQRAERRIDALPDRDRARLALAGFGYGHYLMLAGIIVLAAGIKGVVAHPVGHATPHDAWCLGGGLALYLAGDVLFRRLMGLGPGRLRLLAAVGALLTVPVALVAGGLVQLGGCVALLVVLLLVEAGRRAQTVKPGRG; encoded by the coding sequence ATGACGGACCTGCCCGGCTCGGCCTTCCCGACGACCCGTGAGACGGCCCGGACGGAGCCCGTCATCACGCGGGTCAGCACGCTGGAACTGTTTCTCGACCTCGTGTTCGTCTTCACGGTCACGCAGCTCACCAGCCTGATCGTGGGGGCGCGGAACGGGGCGGATTACCTGAAGGCCGCCCTCGTGTTCATGACGATCTGGTGGATCTACAGCGGGTACGTGTGGCTCACGAGCAACGTGGGCACCGAGCGCACGAAGCACCGCCTGCTGATGTTCGCGGGGATGGCGGGCTTTCTGGTGATGGCGCTCGCCATTCCGACCGTGTTTGGTGCGGGTGGCGTGGCCTATGGGGTGGGGTTACTCGTCGTGACGCTGGTTCACGCTGGGCTCTTCACCCAGGCGCGGACGGGGAGCGCGCGGGCCATCCTCGGCATCGCCCCCTTCAACCTGGTCTCGGCCGGGCTAGTGCTGCTCGCCGGGTTCGTGAACCCGCCGTGGGACTGGCCCTTGTGGGTGGCGGCGGTCGGGGTGGTCGTGTCCAGCTCCTTTTTCGGGCGCGAGCGGGGCTTCACGCTCAGCCCGGCGCATTTCGTGGAGCGGCACGGGCTGGTGGTCCTGATCGCGCTGGGGGAGAGCATCGTCGCCATCGGCACGGGGGCACGTGGATTGCCGCCGAATGCCACGCTGGTCACGGCGGCGGCACTCGGGCTGGCCCTCGCCGGGGCGCTGTGGTGGACCTACTTCGACCGCGACGACCAGCGGGCCGAGCGCCGGATAGACGCGCTGCCGGACAGAGACCGGGCGAGGCTCGCGCTCGCCGGGTTCGGCTACGGGCACTACCTGATGCTCGCGGGCATCATCGTGCTCGCGGCGGGCATCAAGGGCGTGGTCGCGCACCCGGTGGGACACGCGACTCCACACGATGCCTGGTGCCTGGGAGGCGGCCTCGCCCTGTACCTGGCCGGGGATGTGCTGTTCCGGCGGTTGATGGGGCTGGGTCCGGGGCGCCTGCGCCTTCTCGCGGCGGTGGGGGCGCTGCTGACGGTGCCCGTCGCCCTTGTCGCCGGGGGCCTGGTGCAACTGGGCGGGTGCGTCGCGCTGCTTGTCGTCCTGCTCCTGGTGGAGGCGGGGCGCCGGGCGCAGACCGTTAAGCCCGGCCGGGGTTGA
- a CDS encoding MerR family transcriptional regulator, whose translation MPDAFPLPIQEAAALLGVSTHTLRYYEREGLLTVPRAAGGERRYTERELEMLRFLLRLRGTGMGMAGLREYVALVRQGDGTVAARRELLVRHEQAVVARLEALRADLNAIRHKIEKYDRQHSPVLHKETA comes from the coding sequence GTGCCCGATGCCTTCCCTCTGCCGATTCAAGAGGCCGCCGCGCTCCTGGGCGTCAGCACCCACACCCTCCGCTACTACGAGCGCGAGGGCCTGCTGACAGTGCCCCGCGCGGCGGGCGGAGAGCGGCGGTACACCGAGCGGGAACTGGAGATGCTGCGTTTCCTGCTGCGCCTGCGCGGCACCGGCATGGGCATGGCGGGACTGCGCGAGTACGTGGCCCTCGTCCGGCAGGGGGACGGCACCGTCGCCGCGCGCCGGGAACTGCTCGTCCGGCATGAACAGGCCGTCGTTGCCCGGCTGGAGGCCCTTCGGGCGGACCTGAACGCCATTCGCCACAAGATCGAGAAGTACGACCGGCAGCATTCCCCCGTGCTGCACAAGGAGACCGCATGA